The proteins below come from a single Eucalyptus grandis isolate ANBG69807.140 chromosome 3, ASM1654582v1, whole genome shotgun sequence genomic window:
- the LOC120292077 gene encoding toll/interleukin-1 receptor-like protein, with product MRTLRGPDTRKIFANYLYNGLISAGIAVFTDDIDLDIRENITDALVQFIKQSKISIPILSQNYASNKYRLMELAQRVECQEAGAQMIMPIFYDVSPADLKYRRGCVGEAFSKHEDRVDRKDTNKWKQALEKIAEMKGMIWEIQT from the coding sequence atgcgcacccttagaGGTCCCGATACCCGCAAGATATTTGCAAATTACCTCTACAATGGCCTGATTAGTGCAGGGATCGCTGTCTTTACAGACGATATTGATCTTGATATTAGAGAAAATATCACCGATGCATTGGTTCAATTCATAAAGCAGTCTAAGATATCAATACCTATTCTCTCGCAGAATTATGCATCCAATAAATATCGTCTCATGGAGCTGGCCCAAAGGGTGGAATGCCAAGAAGCAGGCGCTCAAATGatcatgcccattttctatgatgttagCCCCGCTGATTTAAAATACCGACGTGGATGTGTGGGGGAGGCCTTCAGTAAACATGAGGACCGTGTTGACCGTAAGGACACCAATAAATGGAAGCAGGCTCTCGAAAAGATTGCTGAGATGAAGGGCATGATCTGGGAAATACAAACATAG